A single genomic interval of Halostella salina harbors:
- a CDS encoding DUF5788 family protein yields MQEYERKQLLAKIEREGATVGAAIPDRITVQGEEIDLQEFVFEIKRRDTVPPGERERVEQAKKNLRRERLQRKQTLEAGEVSYEEGEELVRAIIGIERALNALESLSPTDIEREEEVQEMTDRKRWMNFLQKALGKKDASTGGPGL; encoded by the coding sequence GTGCAAGAGTACGAGCGAAAACAGCTCCTCGCGAAGATCGAGCGCGAGGGGGCGACCGTGGGCGCGGCGATCCCCGACCGCATCACGGTCCAGGGCGAGGAGATCGACCTGCAGGAGTTCGTCTTCGAGATCAAGCGACGGGACACGGTACCGCCGGGGGAGCGAGAGCGCGTCGAACAGGCGAAGAAGAACCTCCGCCGCGAGCGCCTCCAGCGCAAGCAGACCCTCGAAGCCGGCGAGGTGAGCTACGAGGAGGGCGAGGAACTCGTCCGGGCGATAATCGGCATCGAGCGCGCACTGAACGCCCTGGAGAGCCTCTCACCGACCGACATCGAGCGCGAGGAGGAGGTCCAGGAGATGACCGACCGCAAGCGCTGGATGAACTTCCTGCAGAAGGCGCTCGGCAAGAAGGACGCCTCCACCGGGGGACCGGGGCTATGA